A DNA window from Hydra vulgaris chromosome 13, alternate assembly HydraT2T_AEP contains the following coding sequences:
- the LOC136089375 gene encoding uncharacterized protein LOC136089375, with translation MRHRKVTAVKGDWDPINMIQAVENVLTKTLSERKAVEIFGVKRSTLKRRIKEAQLSPDGLNKLQCVPYSNISMKIFSVSEEHELVQYCLVSAKMGYGLSPIKLRALTFEYALKLEKKLPHSRLGSAKPWETNKHAGVDWFRAFLKRHPELVIRKPEATSIGRMSAFNKHNVEIFYNNLRKVLIKYKFSLNDIWNVDETGVTTVQVPEHVLAKRGERQVASVTSAERGILVTMCNAINASGSSITPFYIFPRVHFKDYFLRNSIPGSVGTANKSGWMVESTFMEWFNHFIKSVRPSKANPVLLILDNHETHMSINFIDLASDNGVIVLTIPPHTSHKLQPLDIAVYGPFKCHYNREIDSWLVSHPGKTVSIYDIAEISGKAWAKVSMPANIISGFSASGISPFQPDRWKDEDFFLSQVTNRPNPERLNIIPVSIEINKPNSEALNIDPVSVEINRSNPETFNINPVSVEINKSNPETLNINSVSVEINKSNPETLNINTVLIEINRNVKDNKNVSNTLNVESIRPYPSAKARLEKSKGARKKLSSSILTDTPIKEALRNQQLQRNLKKQNLSEKQRDSTNKRQRKPKKKSSNSKSLKFPLMTYNNDEADDICVERSDNGVKDCLNICEGIISNNDFCAICEEMGQDNEVWYRCRQCASWAHKACTSADNASQYVCDYCTLTI, from the coding sequence ATGAGACATCGTAAAGTAACAGCAGTAAAAGGTGATTGGGATCCCATTAATATGATCCAAGCAGTTGAGAATGTTTTGACAAAAACTTTATCTGAAAGAAAAGCTGTTGAGATATTTGGAGTCAAACGTTCAACTCTTAAAAGGAGAATTAAAGAAGCTCAACTATCACCAGACGGTTTAAATAAATTGCAGTGTGTTCCATATAGTAACATTtctatgaaaattttttcagtatCAGAGGAACACGAGCTGGTTCAATATTGTTTAGTTTCTGCAAAAATGGGATATGGTTTAAGTCCAATTAAGCTAAGAGCACTAACGTTTGAATATGCTCTCAAACTTGAGAAGAAATTACCACATTCCCGTCTAGGTTCTGCTAAACCTTGGGAAACAAATAAACATGCTGGTGTAGATTGGTTTAGAGCATTTTTAAAGCGTCATCCAGAACTGGTTATAAGAAAACCAGAGGCAACATCTATTGGTCGAATGTCAGCATTCAACAAACATAATGtcgaaatattttataataatctgCGTAAAGTTTTGATTAAATACAAGTTTTCACTGAATGATATATGGAATGTTGATGAGACTGGTGTTACTACTGTACAAGTGCCAGAGCATGTTTTAGCAAAGAGAGGAGAGCGGCAAGTTGCGTCTGTTACAAGTGCAGAACGAGGTATCTTGGTAACAATGTGCAATGCAATAAATGCAAGTGGATCATCGATAACACCATTCTACATTTTTCCACGTGTtcattttaaagattattttctgCGAAATTCAATTCCTGGTTCTGTTGGCACTGCCAACAAATCTGGGTGGATGGTGGAATCAACGTTTATGGAGtggtttaatcattttataaaaagtgttcGACCATCTAAGGCAAACCCTGTGCTATTGATACTAGATAATCATGAGACACATATGTCCATTAACTTCATTGACTTAGCATCAGATAATGGTGTAATTGTTTTGACAATCCCACCCCATACATCACACAAACTGCAACCACTAGATATAGCAGTTTATGGACCATTCAAATGCCATTATAATCGTGAAATTGATAGCTGGTTAGTATCACATCCAGGAAAAACTGTCTCGATCTATGACATTGCAGAAATTTCTGGAAAGGCTTGGGCAAAAGTATCAATGCCAGCTAACATCATTAGTGGTTTTTCAGCATCTGGTATAAGTCCATTTCAACCTGATCGATGGAAGgatgaggatttttttttatctcaggtTACAAACAGACCCAATCCTGAAAGACTCAACATTATTCCAGTTTCAATAGAAATTAATAAACCTAATTCTGAAGCACTCAACATCGATCCAGTTTCAGTAGAAATAAACAGATCCAATCCTGAAACATTCAACATCAATCCAGTTTCAGTTGAAATAAACAAATCCAATCCTGAAACACTTAACATCAATTCAGTTTCAGTAGAAATAAACAAATCCAATCCTGAAACACTCAACATCAATAcagttttaatagaaataaatagaaatgttAAAGACAACAAAAATGTAAGCAATACCCTGAATGTAGAAAGTATACGCCCTTATCCTTCTGCAAAAGCTCGTTTAGAAAAATCTAAAGGTGCTCGTAAAAAGCTCTCCTCTTCGATTCTAACTGATACTCCAATTAAAGAGGCTCTTCGAAATCAACAACTTCagcgaaatttaaaaaaacaaaacctttcTGAAAAACAAAGAGATAGTACAAATAAACGCCAAAGGAAACCAAAAAAGAAATCAAGTAACTCTAAATCTCTGAAGTTTCCATTAATGACATATAATAATGATGAGGCTGATGATATTTGTGTTGAAAGAAGTGACAACGGTGTTaaagattgtttaaatatttgtgaaggtattatatcaaataatgatttttgtgCTATATGTGAAGAAATGGGTCAAGACAACGAAGTGTGGTACCGTTGCAGACAGTGTGCAAGCTGGGCACATAAAGCTTGCACAAGTGCAGATAATGCCAGCCAATATGTTTGTGACTATTGTACTTTGACTATCTGA
- the LOC136089601 gene encoding tigger transposable element-derived protein 4-like — MVRNRIKKTNKVAIPSETMKVAVNKVLEGTQLNVVARQFNIDRMTLKRYCRKKRLNPNEAFKPNYNNRQVFTAEDEKSLSSYLLIASKMIYGLSTRSTRLLAYEFALKNNKICPSSWIKNKIAGIDWLQGFMKRQPELSLRTPEATSFARSTAFNKHTVREYFQNLKTVRNRYKYNPNCIYNVDETGLTTVQKPVKVLAGRGSKQVGRITSAERGTLVTACCASNAIGNSIPPLFIFPRVKFHDYMIKEGPPGCVGFANPSGWMNSEIFIEWIKHFVKYSNCSQESPVLLLLDSHESHISVKGLELAIQHGITMISFPPHCSHKLQPLDRTVFGPLKRFYNSACDNWMVSNPRPMTIYDIVSIVREPYTKAFSPSNIQTGFRVAGIEPFNSEIFKDDEYLPSSVTDRAAPDTVTITPVNNMECEMIPAHVNHIESEITIVNIETSILNKVSTSVASIISPEVLKPYPKASARKKKVKSRQLKTRILTDTPVRNKIRLSKEKKILKQTKNQQKV, encoded by the coding sequence ATGGTTagaaatagaattaaaaaaacaaataaagttgcTATACCAAGTGAAACAATGAAAGTAGctgttaataaagttttagaagGAACACAACTGAATGTTGTAGCACGTCAGTTTAACATAGATAGAATgactttaaaaagatattgtcgtaaaaagaggctcaatcCAAATGAAGCTTTCAAGCCTAACTACAACAATAGACAAGTTTTTACAGCagaagatgaaaaaagtttatcaagttATTTACTAATTGCATCAAAAATGATCTATGGCCTTTCAACTAGGTCAACGCGATTATTGGCATAtgaatttgctttaaaaaacaataaaatatgcCCATCATCAtggatcaaaaataaaattgcaggCATTGATTGGTTGCAAGGTTTTATGAAAAGACAACCAGAGTTGTCTCTACGAACACCTGAAGCAACGAGCTTCGCTCGATCAACAGCTTTTAACAAACACACTGTAAGAgagtattttcaaaatcttaaaacagtaagaaatcgatataaatataatcctaactgtatatataatgttgatgaaactggTTTAACAACCGTTCAAAAGCCGGTAAAGGTTTTAGCTGGTAGAGGAAGCAAACAAGTTGGAAGAATCACATCTGCAGAACGAGGAACATTGGTAACTGCATGTTGTGCCTCTAATGCTATTGGAAATTCCATTCctccattatttatttttcctagGGTAAAGTTTCATGATTACATGATTAAGGAAGGACCTCCTGGATGTGTGGGATTTGCAAATCCTTCTGGTTGGATGAACTCAGAAATTTTCATAGAATGgattaaacattttgttaaatattcaaACTGTTCTCAGGAATCTCCAGTTTTGTTACTTCTCGACAGTCATGAAAGTCATATTTCTGTTAAAGGCTTGGAGCTTGCAATTCAACACGGAATTACAATGATAAGTTTTCCTCCCCATTGCAGCCATAAATTGCAGCCATTAGATAGAACTGTTTTTGGACCattgaaaaggttttacaaTTCTGCATGTGATAATTGGATGGTTTCAAACCCAAGACCAATGACCATTTATGATATTGTTTCAATAGTTCGAGAACCATATACAAAAGCTTTCTCACCATCTAATATACAGACAGGATTTAGAGTAGCTGGCATTGAGCCATTCAATTCTGAAATTTTCAAAGATGACGAATATTTACCATCATCAGTTACAGATAGAGCTGCTCCAGATACAGTTACTATCACTCCTGTCAACAACATGGAATGTGAAATGATACCAGCACATGTTAATCACATAGAGTCTGAAATAACTATAGTAAATATTGaaacaagtattttaaacaaagtgtCAACAAGTGTTGCTTCTATAATCTCACCTGAGGTTTTAAAACCTTACCCAAAAGCATCtgccagaaaaaaaaaagttaaaagtaggCAGTTAAAAACAAGGATCTTGACTGATACTCCTGTCAGAAATAAAATTCGTTTgtcaaaagaaaagaaaattttgaagcaaaccaaaaatcaacaaaaagtcTAG